The genomic window ggggggagaacCCCAAAAATAAGTGGGGGGGGTCACAGATTTTGGGGGACCCCCCCGCGTACCCCAAGCCTCACCGGAGTCGAGGAGGAACTGCTTGGATTGGGAGTAGGAGGCGAGCTGGGCGGCGTTGACCACCACGGCCCGCGCCATGGTGGGGATGCagccctggcggggggggggggggggggcacagtgAGGAAGGGGGGGTTTAGGGtaccccccctgcacccccatatccccccctgcacccccacaTCCCCCTGGGCACCCCCTCGAGCGTGGcaaccccctcctccccctccgtgCGGTCCTGGGAGGGGGGAATAgggtaaggggggggggtgtcagagagagggggggggctataaggggagggggggatttTGGGGTACCCCCGGCACCGCCATACCCTCCAGAGCGTGGCGACCCCCTCCTCCCTCGCCATCCGCACCAGCGCGTCGAAGACGTTGCGGTAACCGCGCCGCTCGGCGGGGGGCAACCTGCAAACCGGGGCCGAGTTTGAGGTGAAAAAGGCGGATTTCGGGGGGGGAAACAGGAACGAGACACGGACGGACACTccaaattttggggggggggggggggtcacctgCCGTCGGCCGTCATGCGGATGAGGGCGACCTCGGCGGGCGTGCCGACGAAggccccggcggcgccggcggtCATGCCGATGGCGGCTTTGGCCAGGAAGGGAGGGGGGGTCCCGTCGGCCCCCCCCAGGCGCTCCAGCAGGACGCTGTAGATCCCCAGGCGGGTGGTGGTGTAGGTGGCCTGGCGCAGCAGCCCCGCCgacagcctgggggggggaccggggggggggcaccccaaaagtGGCCTCGGGACCCCAGCACGGGCCTCGGCATCCTCCAAAAGCCCTACGGCACCTCGGAgatgcgccccccccccccccgaaaaactGGCTCCAGGAACCCCGAATTCAGAGCCAGGACCCCCCCGGACCCCGACATCATCCTCAGGACCCCCCCAAACTCTCAcaccagccccaggagcccccaacccccccccccccatcattcCCAGCACCCCAACACCAGCCCCAGGCCCCCCCTCACGGCCCCCAACATCtccaggacccccccaaacccccacatcATCTCCAGGGCCCCCAAAACCATCTCTAGGACCCCCCCCCACTGTCCTTACACCCCCCCACTGGCCCCAGGATCCCATCACCCCCTGCAGGACGCCCCCAAATCCCCACATCATCTCCaagacccccaaaacccacctcaCACCCTCTATGTTGTCCCCAGGACCGCCCCCAAAATctccaggaccccccccaccctcctcaccccccccagGCCGTCCCCAGGGCCCCCCAACATCCTCAGGACCCCCAAAACCATCCCCGCACCCTTGGGTCACCCTGGGTGACCCcggagggggttgggggggtcctgggtcaCTCTGGGTGACCCCaagaggtgctgggggggggttgggggggccgGGGTGGCCCCAGGAGGGTCCTGGGTGACCCTGGGGGGGTccagggggtttgggggggggggcggggggtggacACGACCCTGGACAGGGTTGGGTGACCCCAGGAGGGTCCTGGGTGACGCTGAGcggttcgggggggggggttccagGGCGACCCGCGGGAGGTTTAGCGGGGGGGCCcgggggtgtcccgggggggCCGTTACCCGGTGTAGATGCCGCGCAGCCCCTCGCGGCGCAGGATGGAGGTGAGGGCGTGCAGGCTGGTGGGGTACTCGCGCCCCTTGGCCCCCTCCCCGCTCAGCTGCATCCGGTTCTTCACCAGGTCCAGGGGCTGCACGAAGACGGTGGCccccatcctggggggggggtgtcagctggggggggggggcccaaaaTCCACCTGGCAACACCCCCCCGGGGAGCCTGGAGGGGGGTAGGGGGGCCcgaaggggtttgggggggctgaggggggatGTAGAGAGGctaaaggggttttggggggcactgggggggcgTTTGGGGGGGGCATGGAGGGGGCTTGGAGGGGCCtgaaggggttttgggggagccgaaggggtttgggggggctgaaGGGGGATTTAGAGGGGctaaaggggttttggggggcactgggggggcaTTTGGGGAGGCTGAAGGGTTTGCGGGGGCCatggagggggccggggggggtttggagaggtgggggggggatttgcgggggggggggctgaagggGTTGGGGGGGCATAGGGGGTCGGGGCTTCGGGGGGGGGCTGAGGAAGGCTcaggggggttggggggaccCGGGGGGGTCTGaagggtcccgggggggtcccggttTTAGGTTTTTTTCGGGGGGGGTTGTCccgctccgggggggggggctctcacccggccaggccgccgaagagaAACTTGACCGACTTCGGGGAGGTCTTGGGCCTCTCGGCCGCCGGTGTCGCCGCCATCGCGGCCGGGACCCggtaccggggcgggggggggggggggggtccggagCCGGCGGCGCCCCAAGGTGActcggggaggggggaaggtgtgcGCATGCGCGACGCGGCTGCGCGGGGCTGGCGGGAGGCGTGGCCGCGCAAAGGAGGGGGAGCGGTCTCGCTTGGGGGCGGGGCGTCGTCTCGCTGGGGGCGTGGCCCCGCGTTGAGGGTGGGGTGTCGTCTGAGGGGGGGGTGCGGACTAGCCGGGGGGCGTGGCTGAGCGCGGAGGGAGGCGTGGCCTGAGCCGGGGGGCGTGGGCTAAGAGGGGGGCGTAGCCCCGCGCTAAAGGCGTAGCTTGGGTCCAATAGGGAGGTGCCGGGGGCGCGGCCCCGCGCCGAGGGAGGCGTGGTTTGCTTCGGAGGCGTGGCCTAAGGGAAGGGGGGCGTGGCCCGCTGAGGGCATctccccgccctcccgcctctcATTGGCTAGAGGCGTTTAGGCGGGAAGGATGCTTGG from Harpia harpyja isolate bHarHar1 unplaced genomic scaffold, bHarHar1 primary haplotype scaffold_328, whole genome shotgun sequence includes these protein-coding regions:
- the SLC25A11 gene encoding mitochondrial 2-oxoglutarate/malate carrier protein, which translates into the protein MAATPAAERPKTSPKSVKFLFGGLAGMGATVFVQPLDLVKNRMQLSGEGAKGREYPTSLHALTSILRREGLRGIYTGLSAGLLRQATYTTTRLGIYSVLLERLGGADGTPPPFLAKAAIGMTAGAAGAFVGTPAEVALIRMTADGRLPPAERRGYRNVFDALVRMAREEGVATLWRGCIPTMARAVVVNAAQLASYSQSKQFLLDSGYFRDDILCHFCASMISGLVTTAASMPVDIVKTRIQNMRTIDGKPEYRNGLDVLVKVVRYEGFFSLWKGFTPYYARLGPHTVLTFIFLEQMNKWYKRLFLSA